The Stieleria maiorica genome includes the window TCGGCACCGCCAATTCCCCACTTTCGGTAATAAGAATGACGATCCAACAAACGCGACGGGCACTGCTGCTGGTCGCGTTTCTTATTTCAGCAGCCGTCTGGTTCGGCAGCACGACAGCCACCGCTCAGGATCAATCCGGCCAGAACGATACCGGGCCGCGGACGATTCGAGAATTTCGCGGCAAGACGATGGGCACCAGCTACATGGTCAAAGTCGCCGGGGCGGAGGCGGTGGATGACCAGACGCTGCGGTTTTCAATCGATGCCGAACTGAGACGCGTCAACGACCAGATGTCGACGTATCTGGAGTCGTCCGAAATCTCTCAATTCAATCGGTCGACCAGCACGGATTGGTTCGCGGTCAGCAGCGAGTTTGCCGCCGTGGTCACCGAGGCGCAATCCATCGCCGAGAAAACTGACGGCGCGTTCGACATCACGGTCGCGCCATTGGTCAACGCCTGGAGCTTTGGGCCGACCGAACGTAGCAGAACGGTTCCCGACGCGGACACGCTGAAGCAAGTCATGGCGACGGTGGGCTACAAAAAGCTGGACGTCCGCACCGATCCGCCGGGGTTGAAAAAACAGATCCCCGAGTTGCAGATCGATCTTTCATCGATCGCCAAGGGGCACGGCGTCGACCGAGTCGTCGATAAATTATCCCAGTTGGGGGCCAGCGACGTGTTCGTGGAGATCGGCGGCGAGGTGCGAACCAGCGGCGACAAACCGGGCGGCCCTTGGAAGGTCGGGATTCAACTGCCCGATGCAGCCCAGGATACGGTGATGATCGCCCACGCGATGTTGATGAACGAACCGGCGGGCAACGCGATGGCTACCTCCGGCGATTACCGGAACATGTACGTCGTTGATGGAAAACGATATTCACACACGATCGACCCGCGGACCGGTGCGCCGGTGGAACACGACCTCGCTTCGGTGACCGTGATCGCAAAAACTTGCATGCAGGCCGACGGCTGGGCGACTGCATTGAACGTCTTGGGACAAAATCCGGCGCTGGCGATCGCGAAACAAGATGACATCCACACCTTGCTCGTCTCGCGAACCGATGCAAAGGAGTATCAGATGGCAGGCACGGGAATTTTGGCACAGTACGCCCAGGCGGCGCCCGATGCCGCTGACAACACGGGGTGGTTGGAGGCGCTTGTGCCGGTCGCCGTGATCACCTTTGGCGTGTTTTCAATTCTGTTGTTCGCGATGGCGATCGGAGTCGTTTTCGGGCGCCGCTCGATCAGCGGGTCATGCGGCGGATTGGCCAGCAAGACCAACGAGGACGGCAGCACCAGTTGCTCCCTTTGCAGCAACCCTTCGGATGCCTGCAAGGAACTGCGCGATAAAATGGCGGCCGACCGATCGGAGTAGACTTCACGGCAAACGCGAGGTGGAACCGAGGGGGACGACCTGTGACCGTCTCGTTCCAGATTCCCATCGACGCGACAGGATGTCGGGGCAAGTAGGGAGGTAGAAAGATTTTGGAGGCAGGAAAATTGCCAAAATCGAATGGATGTTGCATTTCATCATTTTCTTACCTCCGAAATCTTCTTACTCGATTTCCGCACGCGGCTACGAAACGGGACGACGTACGTGAACCGGCTGATGTTTGTCGAGTGTTCCTCCCTGGCGTCCCATATTCGCCTTTGGTCGAACGGCCCCCCCCAAAACAAGGCGTTTTGAGCACCAGCAACCCTAACGCAGCATCTGCCACAGCCGTTGATCCAACAGCGAGTCGGCCACCAAGACCGCTCCGGTGAAATCTTGCTCGCGGGTGTGTTCGTTCGGGATCGCGACGACGCTTGCCCCCGCAGCAACCCCTGCGGCGCACCCGTTGCCGCTGTCTTCCAGCACCAGCATGCGGTGGGGTTGGAGCCCGAATCGCTCGGCCGCGGTGGAATACATTTCCGGGTGGGGTTTGCCGTTTCGGACATCGTCCCCGGTCAAAACGAAGGTCAGCGACTGGCGCCAATGCAGCTCGGCGAAGATGATGTCGACCCATTTCCGGCGACTGCTGGTGGTCAGCGCGAACGGGACCCCGCTGGATTGCAGATGTCCGATCCAATCCTCCAGCCCCGGCATCGGACGCAGCAGTTGCGGCAGCAGGTTGCCGTACAGATCGTCCGATTCGGCCAGCAATTCTTCGGCTGAATCGCCCAGGGAGTGGAAGTCGATCATTTCTTGCACCGCCGCGGCACCGATCCGCCCCATCATGCGTGCTTGTAGCGCCGAACTGTAACGGTGCCCGCGCCGCTGCAGGATCGTGTCGCCGACCTGCCAGTAAATCCGTTCAGTGTCAAACAGCAATCCGTCCATGTCCAACGCCACCCCGGCCACCTCGGGAAGCGTGTCGCCGCGATCGGACTCGCTTCCATCGCGTTCGCTACCATCGGACTTCTGGATCGGTTCAAATACTCGCTGTGGGCGGCTCGCCATCTCTATCCCTTTTTCGCTCTTTGCGTGATACCCGTGTCTGAATCGGTCGACCGAATTCTTACCAACTGGTCCATCGATGGAACAGGCCCGCTGACGCGAGGGGCCAGCGAAATCAGCACGTCAGGCTGGATCCGGGACGACGCGGCGCACTGGTCGATCGAGCCATTCTTGCCGATCGAAACGCAAACGCTGGTCGAGTATTTGAGATCTCGCGAGACGGGATCTGCAGAATTGGATTGCGCAGGGCGTGAGCGGTTTGACGATGCGATCCGAAAGATCACCGAACACGTCCAGGCCAAAACGACGCGGTATCACGCCCAGTTTTCGGACCGATATCGCTCCATGGACCCCGACAGTGACTGCAAAATCCCGATCGACCTGCAGTGCGATCAGGTCACCGACGACTCACAACGGTTGATGGCACTGTGTGATGAAATCCTGACCGATGCGGCCTACAAAAAGCTGACCCAGGATGACATCGAAAAATGCGTCGGAGTCTCCAGCCACTGGGGCGTGCCGATGACCGCCAATTTCGGACTGTTTCAACACTTGGCCGTCTATGCCCGCGGCGACATCATCGGCCGACGATGCAAACGACGACTTCAAAACCTGTATCGCATGGAGATGGTCGACGTCGCGATCTATCAACGGTTGGTCGTTTTGTTTCAACTGGCTGAAGATCACGAGCGCGGCGAAATGCTCTCAGCCGGGCAGTTTCATTTGCGGATCTTTAAGAACATCCCCAAGCAGGATGTCGACATGCTGCTGCCGGGAACCCGTGTCCGACTTAGCAAACTCGATCGCGTGAAAGTGATTGCGCCCAGCCTGGGCGGTTGGCTGTTGTCACTGCAAAAGATCTCGCGGTTCGTGCTCGTCACGCTCGCCCTGGCCGCCTACTACTCGACCGCCCTGGTGATCGGATTGATCCTGGCCGCGATCGGCTACTGCGTGAAAAGCTTCTTCAGCTACTTTCAAACCAAAAACCGCTACCTGCTGGATCTGACACGGAACCTGTATTTCCAAAAGCTAGACACCAACGCCGGCGCCGCATTCCAAATCATCCAACAAGCCGGCCGCCAATCAAGCAACGAGGCCACGCTGGCCTATTTCGCACTGGCGACCGAGACGGAGCCGATCAGCCGTCGGCGGTTGCGGCGAAAATGCGAGCGATTGATCCGCGAAGCGATCGACGTCGAAATCGACTTTCAAGTCGATCGGGCGATCGAGACGCTCGTGCAGCTCGGCCTGACAATCGAGACGGCTGACGAGAAGCTCGTGATCGCCAAGGTGTCGAGCCCAGTCTGAGGTTGAGAGGATGGGGGCAAAACGATGGGGCAGAATGCAGCGGGAAGCGTCACGGCCTGTTGATTGAGTGAGCCGTAGGCGCTCGCCTCGGGCCTCGGTGGGTATTCGTGATGTTTCAGGACCAGACGCTCGCGCGAAACGGCGAACCCCACGTTTGATCAGATTAAATCAACAGGCCGAAAAGCGAGCGGCGCGTGTGAGGATGGTGACGGTACGGGGCAGAATGATACGGGGCAGAATGATGGCGGTAGCGGTGGTACGGTCTTCATCGTTTTGCCCCCCATCGTTTTGCCACTCCTTCGAAAACGGCGAAACTTTCTTGACACGCACGCCGAAATCTTTACACTTAAAAAATTAAGCGTAAGGGTCCAGGTGAATCCGATGTCTGAAAACCTTCCCACCGATCGTGAACTGCAAATCCTCGCCGTTCTTTGGGCGCGGGGTGAATCCACGGTGCGCGAGGTTTACGAAGACCTTCGTCGGCAAGGCGAAGAGTTGGCCCAAAACACGGTCCAGGCGTTTCTGCGTCTGATGTACGAGAAACAGCTGGTCACCTATCGCCAACAAGGCCGGGCGTTCGTGTATCGCGCCGCCGTCGCCCAAAAACGCACCCGTGGACAACTCGTATCGTCGTTGGTGCAACGCGCATTTGACGGTGCCGTCGACGCGCTGGTGCAGAGCGCGTTTGATGCCAAGGCTCCCAGCGAAGAAGAACTGCAGCGACTGGAAGAACTGCTGCGGCAACATCGGGCCGGCAAGAAAAAGTCACGCTGACAACCGTCAGCGCGTTTTGGTTTCACGACACGCCCTTCATCTATCGGGACAGGTTATGAATGCCTTTGACTTACACACGCTCGATTCGGTTTGGATCAGTTCCGCGGTCGTGTTGCTTTGTTTCTGGCTTGGCAGCTTGCTGCAACGCAGCCCACAACGGCGTCAGCGGCTGTGCGAGTTTGGGGTTGCCGTTTCTCTGGTGGTCGCGGTTTTGGTGCTGGTCCCCCTGCCACGCGCTTCGGTTTTTCCGGTCACCTCGCAATCATATTCACTCGGCGGCTCGACAGTTCTTGACGCCTCGGAGGAGCTCTCAGCAACCCCGCGTCCAAGCGTGGGGGCGTTGCATGACGCTGCATCGTCGGTCACTGACGATGCGGTTGCACCTGTGATGTCCACCCGATCAGTGCACGGCAGACGGCCGCCGTTCCGCTGGCGGTCTGTATTGAGCGGCGTCTATTTCTCGGGCGCAGGTCTGTGCGTGGCGTTTCTGTTGATGGGACGCGTTCGGATCCGGTGGATCGAGTCGGTGGCGCAAACGCATCGCTCGGGTGACGTCCCGCCGCACGTTCGTTTGTTGATCTGCCCGCGTGCAAGTCGCCCCTATTGTCGTGGAATTATTCAGCCGCGGATTGTCGTGCCGCCGGCAGTTGCCGAGAGCGAGCATTTCCGGCACGTGCTACGGCACGAATTGATTCATCTGAAAAGACGTGATGCGTCGACCCGTTTCTTGATGAACGTGGCCATGCCGGTCCTGTACCTCCATCCGTTCTATTGGTTGCTCAGACGGTCGGCGATCATGGCGTCGGAAAACGTGGCCGATGCGATGGCCGCAAAGGAAACTTCGATCGACGCCTACTCCGGTGGAATGATTGAACTGGTCAGGTCGCTCAACTCGACCTCTTGGGGATTGTCGGTTGTGAGCGGGTGGAGCAACGATGCGACGCTAACCAAGCGGATTCAGTGGTTACTGCAGTCCCGCGGGCAATCGTATCCTTGCACTCTCGGTTGGTCATGTAGAACGGGGGCGATCGGTGTTGTCCTGATGGGCTTCGTGACATTCCTGTTCGGTTGCACGCCGGAGCCCGCACGAACGGGCAGTCTGGAGGCGGTCGGGGATACCATCGCAGGCGGCATTTGGTCGATGACATCCGATTTGCCCGGCAGTGCCGCACAGATCAGCGACTGTGATGTCAAGGTCGTTCGCGGACAGGTCTTCGATGGCGGAATGCCGGTCGCCGACGCCGAAGTCTGGGCGAGCGGCTACGGGCGGATCGGCGGACGCGAGAAAGTTGTGACGGATCAGGACGGCCGCTTCCAACTCGCGTTGCCGATTGATCCGCGGATGGCAATCCGTTCTTGGAACATCGCCGCGTTCCAAGGAGATCGATTCGGCAAGTCCGGCATAGTGTCTGACGATGACACTGTCACGATCAATCTCCGTCCCGGCCGCGCTGCATCATTCGAGGTTCGTGATCGAGCGACCGGAGATCTGGTTTCCGGCGCACGCTTGTTTTTGCAGGATGGTCGGATCGTGGACACCTCGGACGGACGTTGTCGTGTCGGCGGCCTAGCCGAAGAACTCGTCCGGTTGGTCGTCGTTGCACCGAAGTTTGCCCGTCGCGCAATCGAGATCGACCTCTATTCCGAAAAACAAGAGCGCCTGGTGGTCCGTCTGGACAAGGGCGGTCGGATCCATGGACGCATCCTGGATCGAAGCGGCCAACCGGTCGCCGGAAACCCCGTCGGGTTGATGGTCAGCCACCAAAACCTTCAGCCCGCCATGCGGCAGATCACCGACCAAGACGGCAGGTACTCCATGTCCGGCATCCCAGTCGATCGTCCGGTGCGTCTGAGCGTCTATTCCCACAAAACCTCCAACGGGTCGCGATGGGAAACGCAAACGGTCTCGGTCAGTGCGGCGGGTTCGTTGGAGGTCGATTTTTCCGTCGACGGTGACCACGCGGTTTCTCCAGAAACTCACTCGCCCGGCATCCGAGCCCTGACATCGGACCAGCCGGATCCGGGGCGTGGTGCGATCCGTGGTCAAGTGTTGTTGCCCGGCGGAGAACCGGCGACCGAGTTTGAATTGTCGTTCGAGTGGCCGCGGGATTGGCAGCCGGGTGAAGAAATCATCAGTGGTGGGCGGGTCGGAAACGCATGCCTGTTCACCCCGGATGACGGGCGATTCGAATTCACGGGGCTTCAGAAAGGCGGGACCTATCGGCTTGTCGCCGCATCGCCGGGGTTCCAAGATGCCGTGGTGTCTCGCGTCCATGCCGTGTCGCTCGCGAGAATGGAATCTGCCGAAGCGATCCACTTGCAATTGAAACCGGCGACCGATGCGGTCGTCACGGTCTATGATTCGTCAAAGCAACCGATTGCCGGGGCCGATGTGTGGCTGGTTCCCGATGATCCGACACGCGCGCTTGACTCCGACAAGTTTGACCGTCGCCGGCTTCATGGAAGGTCTGACTCGAAGGGGCAGGTGAGTTTTTCGAGCATTCCATTTGCCGATGGAGTTCTGATTGTTGAAAAGGACGGTAAGGGAACCGAACACGTTCCCTGGGACGGGAAGGACACCACTGTCACGTTATCGGATTCGGCGACCTTGAAGGTCCAACTGGCGCGTCCCGGCGGCGCCGCAAAACCGTTGGACGTTTTTCTGCAGCGGCAGGGAAGCAATCGCTTGAGCGCGACGGTGGCCGGTCGCGGTGATCAGACCGTGCTGTTTGAAAACCTAACCGCGGCACAGTACAAGCTGTCGATCGAATCGGACGACTACAGACTGGGCAATGGGAAATGGCAGCAGGAAATCGGCCTGCTGGAACCCGGTAAGCAGACCGTCGTGACGTTGATGCTAAGAGAGTCACCGGATGGAAATTAGCGCTCCGTGGGAGGAGCGTTGGAGTAATGTACGCTAGCGGGAGTGTTTCGGCCCGTTGATTAGTTGAGCCGTAAGGCGCTAGCCTACGGGCCTCGGTGCGTATTCTTGATTATTCAGGCCCGTACGCTCACGCGAAACGGCTGGTCTAACGTGTGATCGATTAAATCAACAGGTCGGTAAGCGAGTG containing:
- a CDS encoding FAD:protein FMN transferase translates to MTIQQTRRALLLVAFLISAAVWFGSTTATAQDQSGQNDTGPRTIREFRGKTMGTSYMVKVAGAEAVDDQTLRFSIDAELRRVNDQMSTYLESSEISQFNRSTSTDWFAVSSEFAAVVTEAQSIAEKTDGAFDITVAPLVNAWSFGPTERSRTVPDADTLKQVMATVGYKKLDVRTDPPGLKKQIPELQIDLSSIAKGHGVDRVVDKLSQLGASDVFVEIGGEVRTSGDKPGGPWKVGIQLPDAAQDTVMIAHAMLMNEPAGNAMATSGDYRNMYVVDGKRYSHTIDPRTGAPVEHDLASVTVIAKTCMQADGWATALNVLGQNPALAIAKQDDIHTLLVSRTDAKEYQMAGTGILAQYAQAAPDAADNTGWLEALVPVAVITFGVFSILLFAMAIGVVFGRRSISGSCGGLASKTNEDGSTSCSLCSNPSDACKELRDKMAADRSE
- a CDS encoding HAD family hydrolase, which translates into the protein MASRPQRVFEPIQKSDGSERDGSESDRGDTLPEVAGVALDMDGLLFDTERIYWQVGDTILQRRGHRYSSALQARMMGRIGAAAVQEMIDFHSLGDSAEELLAESDDLYGNLLPQLLRPMPGLEDWIGHLQSSGVPFALTTSSRRKWVDIIFAELHWRQSLTFVLTGDDVRNGKPHPEMYSTAAERFGLQPHRMLVLEDSGNGCAAGVAAGASVVAIPNEHTREQDFTGAVLVADSLLDQRLWQMLR
- a CDS encoding DUF3754 domain-containing protein encodes the protein MSESVDRILTNWSIDGTGPLTRGASEISTSGWIRDDAAHWSIEPFLPIETQTLVEYLRSRETGSAELDCAGRERFDDAIRKITEHVQAKTTRYHAQFSDRYRSMDPDSDCKIPIDLQCDQVTDDSQRLMALCDEILTDAAYKKLTQDDIEKCVGVSSHWGVPMTANFGLFQHLAVYARGDIIGRRCKRRLQNLYRMEMVDVAIYQRLVVLFQLAEDHERGEMLSAGQFHLRIFKNIPKQDVDMLLPGTRVRLSKLDRVKVIAPSLGGWLLSLQKISRFVLVTLALAAYYSTALVIGLILAAIGYCVKSFFSYFQTKNRYLLDLTRNLYFQKLDTNAGAAFQIIQQAGRQSSNEATLAYFALATETEPISRRRLRRKCERLIREAIDVEIDFQVDRAIETLVQLGLTIETADEKLVIAKVSSPV
- a CDS encoding BlaI/MecI/CopY family transcriptional regulator, which translates into the protein MSENLPTDRELQILAVLWARGESTVREVYEDLRRQGEELAQNTVQAFLRLMYEKQLVTYRQQGRAFVYRAAVAQKRTRGQLVSSLVQRAFDGAVDALVQSAFDAKAPSEEELQRLEELLRQHRAGKKKSR
- a CDS encoding M56 family metallopeptidase; this encodes MSTRSVHGRRPPFRWRSVLSGVYFSGAGLCVAFLLMGRVRIRWIESVAQTHRSGDVPPHVRLLICPRASRPYCRGIIQPRIVVPPAVAESEHFRHVLRHELIHLKRRDASTRFLMNVAMPVLYLHPFYWLLRRSAIMASENVADAMAAKETSIDAYSGGMIELVRSLNSTSWGLSVVSGWSNDATLTKRIQWLLQSRGQSYPCTLGWSCRTGAIGVVLMGFVTFLFGCTPEPARTGSLEAVGDTIAGGIWSMTSDLPGSAAQISDCDVKVVRGQVFDGGMPVADAEVWASGYGRIGGREKVVTDQDGRFQLALPIDPRMAIRSWNIAAFQGDRFGKSGIVSDDDTVTINLRPGRAASFEVRDRATGDLVSGARLFLQDGRIVDTSDGRCRVGGLAEELVRLVVVAPKFARRAIEIDLYSEKQERLVVRLDKGGRIHGRILDRSGQPVAGNPVGLMVSHQNLQPAMRQITDQDGRYSMSGIPVDRPVRLSVYSHKTSNGSRWETQTVSVSAAGSLEVDFSVDGDHAVSPETHSPGIRALTSDQPDPGRGAIRGQVLLPGGEPATEFELSFEWPRDWQPGEEIISGGRVGNACLFTPDDGRFEFTGLQKGGTYRLVAASPGFQDAVVSRVHAVSLARMESAEAIHLQLKPATDAVVTVYDSSKQPIAGADVWLVPDDPTRALDSDKFDRRRLHGRSDSKGQVSFSSIPFADGVLIVEKDGKGTEHVPWDGKDTTVTLSDSATLKVQLARPGGAAKPLDVFLQRQGSNRLSATVAGRGDQTVLFENLTAAQYKLSIESDDYRLGNGKWQQEIGLLEPGKQTVVTLMLRESPDGN